In Hypanus sabinus isolate sHypSab1 unplaced genomic scaffold, sHypSab1.hap1 scaffold_1438, whole genome shotgun sequence, a single window of DNA contains:
- the LOC132386968 gene encoding proSAAS-like produces MMGPGLCSLLLSFCLALSSLQPAKSKPLSPMPEPASLTRHRREALPYEAGMLAYPPSEAMPPALGPGERQQLERLALGLALGPEPLEQALRRLAEEERRRREEEREAVYLSRLLRAWRDLGLAEDYPAEGRPRGGYRDYEEPAARSQVYVPARGRGEEAEEEQGEGEEEEAMRYVLGRLLAEVEAAGASGGARRVRRSPELSPAAPNLLRVKRLGEEEGPGGQVPSDGPMGRPRGRGSLSGMGAAAGIPRDRRYLPDVSFLPE; encoded by the coding sequence CCCCTCTCCCCCATGCCGGAGCCGGCGTCGCTGACTCGCCACCGGAGAGAAGCCCTGCCCTACGAGGCCGGCATGTTGGCCTACCCGCCGAGCGAGGCGATGCCCCCAGCGTTGGGCCCCGGTGAGCGGCAGCAGCTGGAGCGGCTGGCCTTGGGCTTGGCGCTGGGACCGGAGCCGCTGGAGCAGGCCCTGCGGCGGTTGGCGGAGGAGGAGCGGCGGCGGAGGGAGGAGGAGCGGGAGGCCGTCTACTTGAGCCGCTTGCTGCGGGCCTGGCGGGACTTGGGGCTGGCCGAAGACTACCCGGCCGAAGGGAGGCCGAGGGGCGGCTACCGGGACTACGAGGAGCCGGCGGCCCGGAGCCAAGTCTATGTGCCAGcccgggggaggggagaggaggcgGAGGAGGAGCAGGGCGAAGGCGAGGAGGAGGAAGCCATGCGCTACGTGCTGGGCCGGCTCCTGGCTGAGGTCGAGGCGGCCGGAGCATCAGGAGGTGCCCGGAGGGTGCGGAGGAGCCCGGAGCTGAGCCCCGCGGCGCCCAACCTGCTGCGGGTCAAGCGgctgggggaggaggagggtcCGGGGGGACAGGTTCCGAGCGACGGGCCGATGGGCCGTCCAAGGGGGCGGGGGAGCCTCTCAGGGATGGGGGCAGCGGCGGGGATTCCCCGCGATCGGAGGTACCTCCCGGACGTGTCCTTCCTGCCTGAGTGA